A window of Cryptomeria japonica chromosome 3, Sugi_1.0, whole genome shotgun sequence contains these coding sequences:
- the LOC131075788 gene encoding receptor-like protein EIX2 — MSSLNYLYLWDNKIEGTLPLAIESMYSLTCLDLSSNSLKGNIPWSSLSGLSKLSELYLDSNQLNGSLPSNFGNLSSLVLLSLSNNYLSGSFSLSQLENFTKIIFLDLSNNLLTLEINPHWIPKLQLQYLYLSSCNIHGDLPAFISTQYTIKFIDLSNNSLSGNIPEWLWDLKFLQALNLSHNQFGGPLSSKFCAFDAQYVDLHSNKLQENVFLPHPNVHFLDMSENQFDGIIPENMDKYGSSQLIYLSLANNSIDGVFPHSICEGLYLEVLDVSNNKFTGNISASFGSCSSTLKVLNLENNHLEGEIKSMVCLQTLKLGGNKLQGPIPSSLQNCTSLEILDLGYNKMQGNIPIWVGELIDLRILVLRSNKFKGEIPLQLAKLQYLQVLILSNNNFSGVIPSSLRNLKAMTNQTESSDILQYSDSSSVSYLYKMEIVGKGQFLEYVKYLAMVRCLDLSDNNFSGDIPQGIGFLIGLKFLNLSRNYLNGTIPTSFGKLVKLESLDISRNNLTGDIPAELQLLKFLSYLNISYNNFSGRIPQGGQFLTFNGGSFSNNEHLCGLQINTSCSSSLSPKSTQDNYVSEKEWDEDVWWEVGIGLSIGLGFLVVIGALYFNKKYCFRCFKIMDEVIVILDQKVQKKIF, encoded by the coding sequence ATGTCCTCATTAAACTACTTGTATCTTTGGGATAACAAAATTGAAGGCACTCTTCCTCTTGCTATTGAAAGTATGTACTCATTGACTTGCTTGGATCTTTCTTCTAACTCACTAAAAGGCAACATTCCATGGAGCTCTTTAAGTGGACTATCAAAGTTATCAGAACTTTACCTTGACTCAAACCAATTAAATGGGAGCTTGCCATCTAATTTTGGTAATCTATCATCCTTAGTCTTGCTTTCTCTCAGTAATAACTATTTGAGTGGTAGTTTCTCACTTTCTCAACTAGAAAATTTCACAAAGATTATTTTTTTGGACCTTTCCAACAATTTATTGACACTAGAAATCAACCCTCATTGGATTCCTAAACTTCAACTTCAATATTTGTATTTGAGTTCTTGTAATATACATGGTGATTTGCCAGCTTTCATATCCACTCAATACACCATAAAGTTCATAGACTTGTCCAACAATTCTTTGAGTGGGAATATTCCAGAATGGTTGTGGGACCTTAAATTCTTGCAGGCACTTAATCTCTCACATAATCAATTTGGAGGACCATTGTCCTCTAAGTTTTGTGCATTTGATGCCCAATATGTGGACTTACATAGTAATAAGTTACAAGAAAATGTTTTTTTGCCACATCCTAATGTACATTTCCTTGACATGTCAGAGAACCAATTTGATGGCATCATTCCAGAAAACATGGACAAATATGGCTCTAGTCAACTCATTTATTTGTCACTTGCAAATAATAGTATTGATGGTGTCTTTCCACATTCTATTTGTGAGGGACTCTATTTGGAGGTTCTCGATGTGTCAAATAACAAGTTTACTGGTAATATTTCTGCAAGTTTTGGCAGCTGCTCGTCAACATTAAAGGTGTTGAATCTAGAAAATAATCATTTGGAAGGTGAGATTAAAAGTATGGTTTGTCTTCAAACACTAAAGTTGGGAGGTAATAAATTGCAAGGACCAATTCCATCATCACTTCAAAATTGTACCTCTTTGGAGATTCTAGATTTGGGATATAATAAGATGCAAGGAAACATCCCAATTTGGGTAGGCGAATTGATTGATCTCCGAATTTTAGTATTGAGATCTAATAAATTTAAAGGTGAAATACCATTACAATTGGCAAAACTACAATATCTCCAAGTCTTGATTTTGTCAAATAATAATTTTTCTGGAGTTATTCCAAGTAGCTTAAGAAACTTAAAAGCAATGACAAATCAAACAGAAAGTTCAGACATCCTTCAATATTCAGATTCCAGCTCAGTGTCTTATTTATATAAGATGGAAATAGTTGGCAAAGGCCAATTTTTAGAGTATGTAAAATATTTGGCAATGGTTCGATGTCTTGATCTCTCTGATAACAACTTCTCAGGTGATATTCCTCAGGGTATTGGGTTCCTCATTGGTCTAAAATTtctcaatttgtcaagaaattatCTCAATGGAACAATTCCTACATCTTTTGGCAAGCTTGTGAAATTGGAGTCACTCGATATTTCAAGAAACAATCTTACTGGAGATATTCCTGCAGAACTACAACTTCTAAAATTTTTGAGTTATTTGAACATATCTTATAATAATTTTTCTGGTAGAATACCACAAGGGGGTCAATTTTTAACATTCAATGGTGGTTCATTTTCAAATAATGAACATCTTTGTGgacttcaaatcaacacaagttgttCATCTTCTCTTTCTCCAAAGAGCACTCAAGATAACTATGTAAGTGAAAAAGAGTGGGATGAAGATGTGTGGTGGGAAGTGGGAATTGGATTGAGCATTGGATTAGGGTTTTTAGTTGTTATTGGAGCATTatattttaacaaaaaatattgttTTAGATGCTTCAAGATCATGGATGAAGTTATTGTCATTCTTGaccaaaaagttcaaaaaaaaatattttaa